In the genome of Microbacterium endophyticum, one region contains:
- a CDS encoding glycoside hydrolase, translating into MTMKSSRILSLLCVGTLSAGTLGFAAAAANPTAAQAATDVTITPNPAYASVEAFEGWGTSLVWFANATGGYPEDVRQELLEKVFGEDGLNLNIARYNIGGGNATDVPSYLRPGGAVEGWWNPDIGESDEDGEITSTYADRERYAAAWDPDNPDHYNFDADETQRWWVDALKDEGITWEAFSNSPPYFLTQSGYVSGGINNGSSEQLDPEDMDAFAGYLVTAVEHLESTYGIDIETLDPFNEPNTNYWSTSIPSGSEWPTSASRQEGAHIGPSAQNQMIQALASRLADPNTSTDVSISAMDETNPSTFVTDWNGWSDESKASVDQLNVHTYGTSGRMIVRDIAKASDKPLWMSEVEGNWDTTGGFNLTNIDNGLGMASRIVDDLRELEPEAWVFWQPVEDLYNMEKTENSNWGSVLIDFDCDENGDSERRIADNEADPSCEVLTNAKYNTVRNFTHYIQPGDHLIPTNDAQTTAAIGADGESATLVHVNSEAAERTVTIDLSGFGEIAAGATVTPITTTESPAEDVTANALVESSPVAINAKTKTATISVPAKSVTTFVIDGVSGVAEEAPSFTDGETYQLLGVQSGKALAANGDAVQIASSATSADAASAQAWTVHTLSGAGTNRQRITLENGNGQFLAVSGTSTTLVSTDEAGAAANESMQWIPSTADGRTYSLLSPTAERVLDVNGQSSADGAGVGTWTSNNGGNQRWTLASTAIQSVVPVSASTITGQAPELPDTVTLRYRGGVERSAAVEWDLEGADWSTPGTVTISGHGVDMFGAAFDSAEARVEIGAYTATKPVSLTTYMGSTLERVQQSAPTTVPAELTAGGAAFDANVEWDWSGVTDASFAEAGTVIISGSAESNEPGASRLDATLTVIVTVAEEENVAPSSTASATFTESSSYSVDRTKNGLTTDKGWSNWRSGTKNAQDTLSYALADTTQVRHVKVHFYRDGGTTWAQSLRVDYRMAGGEWVEGESVSVAAPETGAPVVDVPLSDVSADEVRVVLTARSATHMVVSEVEIFGLQASPSGVADLARLTLDGVAVADFAADRSEYTAESTGSRWPVLHAVAVDGDAGVSIVQPADADGQGRVDVTAVDGTVRSYTVGVSRTVAIGAVVISGDAHVGSTLSASASTVDPDNAELAYQWTRDGEDISGATSSDYVATSDDTGTKLRAVVTASASGFASATATSEPVTVEAVTEPSPEPTPTPTTPAPEPSAPTPSASPSSPALPATGAAAAPSVDALTAALQGKIGSPAEVVAGQNITIQVGEEYAGESVDVWLFSTPRHLGTVVVTAAGEVTVRIPADVPAGDHRIVVTDASGAVIGWNPLRVKAAGDLAVTGGVVAPVLPFALMLLVLGALIAIVRIRRRHGIAG; encoded by the coding sequence ATGACGATGAAGTCCTCTCGAATCCTCTCTCTGCTGTGCGTGGGAACGCTCAGCGCGGGAACCCTCGGATTTGCCGCGGCGGCTGCGAACCCAACCGCCGCACAAGCCGCTACAGACGTGACGATCACGCCTAATCCCGCGTACGCCTCAGTAGAGGCATTCGAAGGGTGGGGAACGAGCCTCGTGTGGTTCGCGAACGCAACCGGCGGCTACCCCGAGGACGTCCGTCAGGAGTTGCTGGAGAAGGTATTCGGCGAGGACGGCCTGAACCTCAACATCGCGCGCTACAACATCGGCGGCGGTAATGCGACAGATGTGCCTTCGTACCTGCGCCCCGGTGGTGCTGTCGAGGGCTGGTGGAACCCGGATATTGGCGAGAGCGATGAAGACGGAGAAATCACGTCAACATACGCTGATCGTGAGCGCTACGCCGCGGCGTGGGACCCCGACAACCCCGACCACTACAACTTCGATGCCGACGAAACCCAGCGGTGGTGGGTCGACGCTCTGAAAGATGAGGGCATCACCTGGGAAGCGTTCAGCAATTCACCGCCCTACTTTTTGACGCAGAGCGGATATGTGTCGGGCGGCATCAACAACGGTTCAAGCGAGCAGCTCGACCCCGAAGATATGGATGCCTTCGCTGGGTACCTCGTGACAGCGGTCGAACACCTTGAGTCGACGTATGGAATCGACATCGAAACTCTCGACCCGTTCAACGAGCCCAATACGAACTACTGGTCGACCAGCATTCCGAGCGGGAGTGAATGGCCCACGAGTGCAAGCCGTCAAGAGGGCGCACACATTGGTCCGAGCGCGCAGAACCAGATGATTCAAGCGCTTGCGTCACGACTCGCAGACCCCAACACATCCACCGACGTGAGTATCTCAGCGATGGATGAGACGAACCCCTCCACCTTCGTCACCGACTGGAACGGGTGGAGCGACGAATCGAAAGCGAGCGTCGACCAGCTCAACGTCCACACCTACGGTACGAGTGGCCGCATGATCGTCCGAGATATCGCGAAGGCCTCCGACAAGCCGCTGTGGATGAGCGAGGTCGAGGGGAACTGGGACACCACCGGCGGGTTCAACCTCACCAACATCGACAACGGTCTTGGCATGGCATCCCGAATCGTCGACGACCTACGTGAGCTCGAACCCGAAGCCTGGGTCTTCTGGCAGCCGGTCGAAGATCTCTACAACATGGAGAAGACCGAGAACAGCAACTGGGGCAGCGTTCTCATCGACTTCGACTGTGACGAGAACGGCGATTCCGAACGCCGCATCGCCGACAACGAGGCCGACCCTTCGTGTGAAGTGCTGACCAACGCGAAATACAACACGGTGCGAAACTTCACGCACTACATCCAGCCCGGCGACCATCTGATTCCGACGAATGACGCGCAGACTACTGCAGCGATCGGAGCCGATGGTGAGAGTGCAACTCTCGTGCATGTGAACTCGGAAGCCGCAGAGCGCACCGTCACGATCGACCTCTCCGGGTTCGGTGAGATTGCGGCAGGGGCGACAGTGACGCCCATCACGACGACTGAGTCGCCTGCCGAAGACGTCACCGCGAATGCTCTCGTGGAGTCGAGCCCGGTTGCGATCAATGCAAAAACCAAAACCGCGACCATCAGTGTCCCCGCCAAGTCGGTGACGACCTTCGTGATCGACGGAGTGTCGGGCGTTGCCGAGGAGGCGCCGTCCTTCACCGATGGCGAGACGTATCAACTGCTCGGCGTGCAGAGCGGAAAGGCGCTAGCCGCCAACGGCGACGCAGTCCAGATCGCGTCGTCAGCGACGTCAGCGGATGCCGCCAGCGCTCAGGCGTGGACTGTTCACACACTCTCGGGTGCCGGTACAAACCGCCAGCGCATCACTCTCGAAAATGGCAACGGTCAATTCCTCGCTGTTTCGGGGACGTCGACCACTCTTGTGTCGACCGATGAGGCCGGAGCGGCTGCGAACGAATCGATGCAGTGGATACCTTCGACGGCCGATGGGCGCACGTACTCGCTCTTGAGCCCAACCGCGGAGCGTGTGCTCGACGTGAACGGGCAGAGCTCCGCCGACGGCGCGGGAGTGGGCACCTGGACGTCGAACAACGGCGGAAACCAGCGATGGACTTTGGCCTCGACGGCAATACAGTCGGTCGTTCCGGTGAGTGCCAGCACGATCACGGGGCAGGCCCCCGAGCTTCCGGACACCGTGACCCTGCGCTATCGAGGAGGGGTCGAGCGATCTGCTGCCGTGGAATGGGATCTCGAAGGCGCTGACTGGTCGACGCCTGGCACCGTCACGATTTCGGGCCACGGTGTCGACATGTTCGGTGCTGCGTTCGATAGTGCCGAAGCCCGTGTTGAGATTGGCGCTTACACGGCGACCAAGCCGGTGTCGCTTACGACCTATATGGGCTCGACTCTTGAGCGCGTGCAGCAAAGCGCGCCGACGACTGTTCCCGCAGAGCTCACCGCGGGCGGTGCTGCCTTCGACGCCAACGTTGAGTGGGACTGGTCGGGTGTGACCGATGCGAGCTTCGCCGAGGCGGGTACCGTCATCATTTCTGGTTCTGCTGAGTCGAATGAGCCGGGGGCGTCTCGGTTGGATGCCACCCTCACGGTCATCGTCACTGTTGCCGAAGAAGAGAACGTGGCGCCATCGAGCACGGCATCCGCAACCTTCACCGAGAGCTCTTCGTACAGCGTTGACCGCACGAAAAATGGTCTGACGACCGACAAGGGGTGGTCGAACTGGCGTTCGGGCACGAAGAATGCACAAGACACGCTGAGTTATGCGCTGGCAGACACGACGCAGGTGCGTCACGTGAAGGTGCACTTCTATCGCGACGGCGGAACGACCTGGGCACAAAGCCTTCGCGTCGACTACCGGATGGCCGGAGGCGAGTGGGTAGAAGGCGAATCTGTCTCAGTGGCGGCGCCCGAGACCGGAGCGCCCGTCGTTGATGTTCCGCTCAGCGATGTGTCGGCTGATGAGGTGCGAGTTGTGCTTACCGCGCGATCTGCGACTCACATGGTCGTCTCCGAGGTAGAAATCTTCGGGCTTCAGGCGTCACCTTCTGGCGTGGCAGATTTGGCACGCCTCACGCTCGACGGCGTTGCGGTAGCGGACTTCGCGGCCGACCGTTCGGAGTACACCGCTGAGTCAACCGGCTCGCGGTGGCCGGTTCTGCACGCTGTCGCCGTTGATGGCGATGCGGGCGTCAGCATCGTGCAGCCCGCGGATGCCGACGGTCAGGGCCGTGTCGACGTCACTGCGGTTGACGGCACTGTTCGCTCGTACACCGTCGGTGTGAGCCGCACGGTTGCGATCGGCGCTGTGGTGATTTCAGGCGATGCGCACGTCGGTTCAACGCTCAGCGCTTCAGCGTCGACGGTCGACCCGGATAACGCTGAACTGGCGTACCAATGGACGCGCGACGGCGAAGACATCTCCGGTGCGACCTCGAGCGACTACGTGGCGACCTCCGACGACACCGGCACGAAGCTGCGCGCTGTCGTGACGGCATCCGCTTCGGGATTCGCGTCGGCGACGGCGACGTCAGAGCCGGTCACAGTGGAGGCAGTAACTGAGCCGTCGCCTGAGCCGACACCTACGCCGACAACGCCCGCGCCCGAGCCGTCCGCGCCGACGCCGTCCGCCAGCCCGTCGTCGCCAGCGCTACCCGCTACCGGTGCCGCAGCAGCGCCCTCGGTAGATGCGCTCACCGCTGCGCTGCAGGGAAAAATCGGCTCACCGGCTGAGGTAGTCGCGGGTCAGAACATCACGATCCAGGTCGGGGAAGAGTACGCGGGCGAGTCAGTCGACGTGTGGTTGTTCTCGACTCCGCGCCATCTCGGCACAGTTGTGGTCACGGCGGCCGGTGAGGTCACGGTGCGTATCCCGGCTGATGTGCCCGCCGGCGATCACCGCATCGTCGTCACGGATGCCTCGGGCGCTGTGATCGGCTGGAACCCGCTCCGGGTGAAGGCTGCGGGCGACCTCGCCGTCACGGGCGGTGTCGTCGCACCGGTCTTGCCGTTCGCACTCATGCTGTTGGTGCTCGGCGCGTTGATCGCCATCGTGCGTATCCGTCGCCGCCACGGCATCGCCGGCTAA
- a CDS encoding LacI family DNA-binding transcriptional regulator: MADVARESGVSGQTVSRVANGRTNVDPETRSRVVAAMRKLGYRPNSAARALRSGRFRSIGVIMFSLSSYGNTRTLDAVASEAARSGYSLTLMPLSSATQSDVSGAFDRLREQAVDGVIILIEAHRLNGADLELPSGLPVVVLDSSAQYEYPVVDTDQAQGARLATEHLLELGHRTVHHISGPQGSYSAERRAQSWRATLEAAGAPVPDMVVGDWTSDSGYRLGLTLASDPGVTAVFSANDQMAVGLSRAMHEAGRSIPGDVSLVGFDDMADSANHFPPLTTVHQHFDRVGVEALTALIEEIEGGVSDVRALVPTELVVRASTAPPRG, encoded by the coding sequence ATGGCTGACGTTGCTCGCGAATCAGGCGTATCGGGTCAGACTGTTTCTCGTGTCGCGAACGGTCGCACCAACGTCGATCCCGAGACACGCTCCCGCGTCGTTGCAGCGATGCGAAAGCTCGGTTACCGACCCAACAGTGCCGCGCGTGCTCTCCGCTCGGGACGCTTCCGCAGTATTGGCGTCATCATGTTCTCGCTCTCGTCGTATGGCAACACGCGAACGCTGGATGCCGTGGCATCAGAGGCCGCACGCTCGGGCTATTCACTTACTCTCATGCCGCTGTCATCAGCGACGCAGTCCGATGTGTCCGGCGCGTTCGATCGACTGCGCGAACAGGCAGTCGACGGCGTCATCATTCTCATCGAAGCACACCGGCTCAACGGGGCAGACCTCGAACTCCCCTCTGGTCTCCCCGTTGTCGTTCTCGACTCAAGTGCGCAGTACGAATATCCGGTTGTCGACACCGACCAGGCGCAGGGTGCGCGACTGGCGACCGAGCACCTCCTGGAGCTTGGCCACCGCACCGTGCATCACATCTCAGGTCCGCAAGGGTCGTACTCCGCCGAGCGTCGCGCCCAGTCGTGGCGAGCAACGCTCGAGGCGGCTGGCGCGCCCGTTCCCGATATGGTCGTGGGGGATTGGACGAGCGACTCTGGCTATCGGCTCGGTCTAACGCTCGCGTCCGATCCTGGCGTGACGGCGGTCTTCAGCGCTAACGACCAGATGGCTGTGGGGCTGTCGCGGGCGATGCATGAAGCGGGACGAAGCATCCCCGGAGATGTCAGTCTGGTCGGGTTCGACGACATGGCTGATTCAGCCAACCACTTTCCGCCGCTCACGACGGTGCATCAGCACTTCGACCGCGTGGGAGTCGAAGCGCTCACGGCCCTGATCGAAGAGATCGAGGGGGGCGTGAGCGACGTGCGCGCCCTTGTTCCGACCGAACTCGTGGTGCGCGCAAGTACCGCACCGCCGCGGGGCTGA
- the galE gene encoding UDP-glucose 4-epimerase GalE: protein MTWLVTGGAGYIGAHIVRALTAAGLEPVVIDDLSSGHSSFVPDDVPFVNGSILDLALMENTLREHSIEGVIHVAGFKYAGVSVNRPLHTYAQNVEGTRVVLEAMANTDVTNLVFSSSAAVYGTPDVDLVTEDLPKRPASPYGESKLIGEWMLRDQGIATATTGSPLRHTSLRYFNVVGSIDTSIYDSSPHNLFPLVFEALLEGRTPRINGDDYNTPDGTNVRDYVHVADIAAAHVAAAKLLITGKPIEPAYNLGSQNGLSVREIMDAMARVTGIDFTPEIAPRRAGDPDRIVATGELAARDLEWKNRHSVDDMVRSGWEARQAAK from the coding sequence ATGACTTGGCTTGTGACCGGCGGGGCCGGCTATATCGGTGCACACATCGTTCGCGCGCTCACGGCGGCGGGGCTTGAGCCGGTTGTGATCGACGATCTTTCCAGCGGGCACTCGTCCTTCGTTCCCGACGACGTTCCATTCGTGAACGGCTCGATTCTCGATCTGGCGCTGATGGAAAACACGCTGCGCGAGCACAGCATCGAGGGCGTCATCCACGTCGCTGGCTTCAAATACGCGGGCGTCTCCGTCAACCGCCCCCTTCACACGTACGCTCAGAACGTCGAGGGTACTCGCGTCGTCCTCGAGGCAATGGCGAACACCGACGTGACCAATCTCGTGTTCTCCTCGAGCGCTGCCGTTTACGGCACCCCCGACGTCGATCTGGTCACCGAAGACCTTCCGAAACGTCCGGCGTCGCCCTACGGAGAATCGAAGCTCATCGGCGAGTGGATGCTGCGCGATCAGGGCATTGCGACGGCGACCACGGGAAGCCCGCTTCGCCACACCTCGCTTCGCTACTTCAACGTCGTCGGCTCCATCGACACGAGCATCTACGATTCGAGTCCCCATAATCTGTTCCCGTTGGTTTTCGAGGCACTGCTGGAGGGACGCACGCCTCGCATCAACGGCGACGACTACAACACGCCTGATGGCACGAACGTGCGCGACTATGTACACGTCGCCGACATCGCCGCGGCTCACGTTGCGGCGGCGAAGCTGCTCATCACCGGCAAACCGATCGAGCCCGCGTACAACCTGGGTTCGCAAAATGGGCTGTCGGTGCGCGAAATCATGGACGCCATGGCTCGCGTGACGGGTATCGACTTCACACCCGAGATCGCACCGCGTCGCGCGGGAGATCCCGATCGGATCGTGGCAACCGGAGAACTCGCTGCGCGCGACCTCGAGTGGAAGAACCGCCACAGCGTCGACGACATGGTGCGAAGCGGCTGGGAAGCGCGCCAAGCAGCGAAGTAG
- a CDS encoding carbohydrate ABC transporter permease, giving the protein MAAPAFARTSKSKSARTRKSNILMIVMGLYLLYTLVPLFWLVINSSKTQTDLFSTFGLWFGNDFALWDNIVQTLTYNDGIFVRWLGNTLLYVVVGAGGATLLATMAGYGLAKYNFRGRKAVFAVILGAIAVPGTALAVPTFLLFSQMGLTNTPWAIIIPSLISPFGLYLIWVYASDSIPTEILEAARMDGAGEFRTFFTISFRMLVPGIVTVALFAVVATWNNYFLPLIMLSDPNWYPLTVGLNQWNAQATGVSAQPIYNLVLTGSLLSIIPIVAAFLVLQRFWQSGLSAGGVKQ; this is encoded by the coding sequence ATGGCCGCGCCCGCTTTCGCCCGCACATCAAAATCAAAATCGGCTCGCACACGCAAGTCGAACATTCTCATGATCGTCATGGGCCTGTACCTTCTGTACACACTCGTGCCGCTGTTCTGGCTGGTCATCAACTCATCCAAAACTCAGACAGATCTGTTCTCCACCTTTGGTCTCTGGTTTGGCAATGACTTTGCGCTCTGGGACAACATCGTCCAGACGCTGACGTATAACGATGGCATCTTCGTGCGGTGGCTCGGAAACACTTTGCTCTACGTTGTCGTTGGTGCCGGTGGCGCAACGCTCCTGGCCACGATGGCCGGATACGGTCTCGCCAAATACAACTTCCGCGGACGCAAGGCTGTGTTCGCAGTTATCCTCGGCGCAATCGCGGTACCGGGAACAGCACTCGCAGTTCCTACCTTCTTGCTGTTCAGTCAGATGGGCCTCACAAACACTCCGTGGGCTATCATCATCCCGTCTCTCATCAGCCCGTTCGGCCTCTATTTGATCTGGGTCTACGCGAGCGATTCGATTCCAACGGAAATCCTGGAAGCGGCGCGAATGGACGGTGCAGGTGAATTCCGCACCTTCTTCACCATTTCGTTCCGGATGCTCGTTCCTGGAATCGTCACGGTAGCGCTGTTCGCCGTCGTTGCGACCTGGAACAACTACTTCCTCCCCTTGATCATGCTGAGTGATCCCAACTGGTACCCGCTCACTGTGGGCCTGAACCAATGGAACGCGCAAGCAACAGGCGTCAGCGCTCAGCCGATCTACAACCTCGTGCTCACCGGCTCGCTGTTGTCGATCATCCCCATCGTCGCCGCGTTCCTCGTACTGCAGCGGTTCTGGCAGTCGGGCCTGAGCGCCGGAGGCGTCAAGCAGTGA
- a CDS encoding carbohydrate ABC transporter permease yields MTTTAAAPPRVAPPRRKRSRIEQRGWLFVAPFAIVFALVFLAPLIYSLWLSLFRDQLVGGNAFVGLDNYIAAFTDPKFWDGFVRVLGFLVVQVPIMLLLALGAALAIDSARLRAKSFNRIIIFLPYAVPAVVAVLMWGYIYGDQFGLAGNINDFLGSTFLAPLSSQWIMLSIGNIVTWEFVGYNMLIFYSSLKTIPGDLYEAASIDGAGDWRTIFSIKLPALRGSLVIATIFSIIGSFQLFNEPNILKPLATNVISTYFTPNMYAYNLSFAGQQYNYAATVAIIMGVITAIIAYVVQLRGSRQEV; encoded by the coding sequence ATGACGACCACAGCAGCAGCGCCACCACGCGTGGCGCCTCCCCGGCGCAAGCGGTCGCGCATCGAACAACGCGGCTGGCTCTTCGTCGCACCGTTCGCAATCGTATTCGCGCTAGTCTTCCTCGCACCCCTCATCTACTCCCTGTGGTTGAGCCTGTTCCGCGACCAGTTGGTCGGCGGAAATGCGTTCGTTGGACTCGACAACTACATCGCCGCATTCACAGACCCCAAGTTCTGGGACGGTTTCGTCCGAGTTCTCGGCTTCCTCGTCGTGCAGGTGCCGATCATGCTCTTGCTCGCTCTCGGAGCGGCTCTCGCGATCGACAGTGCGCGACTCCGGGCAAAGAGCTTCAACCGCATCATTATCTTCTTGCCCTACGCCGTTCCCGCTGTCGTGGCTGTGCTCATGTGGGGTTACATCTACGGCGACCAGTTTGGTCTCGCGGGCAACATCAACGATTTCCTGGGCTCGACCTTCCTAGCACCGCTTTCTTCGCAGTGGATCATGCTGTCGATCGGAAACATCGTCACGTGGGAGTTCGTCGGCTACAACATGCTGATCTTCTACTCCTCACTGAAAACCATCCCCGGCGATTTGTACGAAGCCGCTTCCATCGATGGCGCAGGGGACTGGCGCACGATCTTCTCGATCAAGCTTCCTGCTCTCCGCGGATCTCTTGTCATCGCCACGATCTTCTCGATCATCGGTAGCTTCCAGCTCTTCAACGAGCCCAACATTCTGAAGCCACTTGCTACCAACGTGATCTCGACCTACTTCACCCCGAATATGTATGCGTACAACCTGTCCTTCGCCGGCCAGCAGTACAACTACGCCGCAACCGTCGCGATCATCATGGGCGTTATCACCGCGATCATCGCCTACGTCGTGCAGTTGCGCGGCTCACGACAGGAGGTGTGA